Proteins from a genomic interval of Arachis hypogaea cultivar Tifrunner chromosome 10, arahy.Tifrunner.gnm2.J5K5, whole genome shotgun sequence:
- the LOC112716076 gene encoding mechanosensitive ion channel protein 10 produces MRIGSMDANNNNSSKQQGPPKGGEISMWEKQTTAVVVAIPSESQDSKGVTESLTPKHSSRVDSPLTMHNNDNNDAASVYGTTKSPPLNCASPEIRFMPSPNKPPRIPNSNANLVRRKSLSRSVYSKPKSRFGEQPYPIDGSVLDDSNVSGISTLQEQLAGNSPYRTSFKASSPNNKPGTVNRTVSITSVTPKTPLMASPGPAGEDEDEIIYKKVELSKEKRKRVTTMVLIECFVFVCLAGTLIASLTVEKLRATMIWGLGIWRWCVLVLVTFCGMLVTRWFMHLVVFLIEMNFLLRKKVLYFVHGLKKSVQVFIWLGLVLLTWVLLINRGVTRSKLASKILDGVTWTLLSLLLGAFLWLIKTLLLKILASNFHVKSFFDRIQESIFHQYILQTLSGPPLIEEAEKVGGSLSIGQFSFKSTTGKGGTKKEVIDMAKLHKMKQEKVSAWTMKNLIDAVTNSGLSTISNSLDESFDDGVTEQTDKEITNEMEATAAAYLIFRNVAAPGCTYIDEYELRRFMIKEEVDLVYPQLAQAETGQITRKSLADWVLKVYQERKALAHALSDTKTAVRQLNKLVTGILVIVTIVIWLLLMEIATTKVLVFLSSQLVLAAFMFGNTCKNIFEAIIFVFVMHPFDVGDRCVVDGVELLVEEMNILTTVFLKLNNEKVYYPNSVLAMKPISNYYRSPDMGDGVEFAIDFSTPAEKIGALKEKIKRYLERNPQYWHPNHGLVVKEIENVNKIKMGVYVVHTMNFQEFGEKNKRRTELVIELKKILEELDIRYNLLPQAVHVSHVESNTSPLEIMRMMLVFVCVSN; encoded by the exons atgaGAATAGGGTCCATGGATGCTAATAATAACAACAGCAGTAAGCAACAAGGTCCTCCAAAAGGCGGTGAAATAAGCATGTGGGAGAAGCAAACAACAGCAGTGGTGGTTGCGATTCCAAGCGAGAGCCAAGATTCCAAAGGGGTTACTGAATCTTTGACACCAAAGCATAGCAGTAGAGTTGACTCCCCTCTCACAATGCACAACAACGACAACAATGATGCTGCTTCAGTCTATGGAACCACAAAGTCACCACCTTTGAACTGTGCTTCCCCTGAAATAAGGTTCATGCCAAGCCCTAACAAGCCCCCAAGAATTCCCAATTCAAATGCAAACCTTGTCAGAAGGAAATCACTTTCAAGGTCAGTGTATTCCAAACCCAAATCAAGGTTTGGTGAACAGCCTTATCCCATTGATGGTTCTGTTTTAGATGACAGTAATGTTAGTGGCATTTCAACTTTGCAAGAACAGTTAGCTGGTAACTCACCGTATAGGACCTCATTCAAAGCATCATCGCCTAATAACAAACCTGGGACTGTTAATAGAACAGTTTCCATCACTTCCGTGACTCCCAAGACGCCTTTGATGGCGTCTCCCGGTCCTGCCGGGGAGGATGAGGACGAAATCATTTACAAGAAAGTTGAATTGAGTAAAGAGAAGCGTAAGAGAGTGACCACTATGGTTTTGATTGAATGCTTTGTGTTTGTGTGCCTTGCTGGTACCTTGATAGCTAGCTTGACAGTTGAAAAGCTCAGGGCGACGATGATTTGGGGGTTGGGGATTTGGAGATGGTGCGTTCTTGTGTTGGTGACATTTTGTGGCATGTTAGTTACAAGATGGTTTATGCACCTTGTTGTTTTCTTGATTGAGATGAACTTTCTGTTGAGGAAAAAGGTGCTCTATTTTGTCCATGGACTTAAGAAATCTGTTCAGGTCTTCATTTGGCTCGGTTTAGTTCTTCTCACATGGGTGCTACTAATCAATCGTGGCGTGACACGATCTAAATTAGCCTCGAAAATCTTGGATGGTGTGACATGGACTCTTCTTTCCCTTCTACTTGGAGCATTCTTGTGGTTGATAAAGACATTGCTGCTGAAGATTTTGGCATCGAATTTCCATGTCAAGTCTTTCTTTGATCGGATTCAAGAATCGATATTCCATCAGTACATTTTGCAGACTCTGTCTGGGCCTCCGCTTATAGAAGAAGCTGAGAAGGTTGGGGGATCATTAAGTATTGGTCAATTTAGTTTCAAGAGTACAACAGGTAAAGGTGGCACAAAGAAAGAGGTTATTGATATGGCAAAGCTTCATAAGATGAAACAAGAGAAAGTTTCAGCCTGGACTATGAAGAATTTGATAGATGCTGTGACAAATTCAGGTCTGTCCACGATCTCTAATTCACTAGACGAAAGTTTCGACGATGGAGTGACTGAGCAAACTGATAAAGAGATTACAAATGAGATGGAAGCCACTGCTGCCGCCTATCTCATCTTCAGGAATGTTGCTGCCCCTGGTTGCAC GTATATTGATGAGTATGAACTGAGGAGGTTTATGATCAAGGAAGAAGTTGATTTAGTATATCCTCAATTGGCACAAGCAGAGACAGGGCAAATTACCAGAAAGTCATTAGCAGATTGGGTG TTGAAGGTATATCAAGAACGAAAAGCATTGGCACATGCCTTAAGCGATACCAAAACAGCCGTAAGACAATTGAACAAACTTGTGACAGGGATCCTAGTGATTGTGACTATAGTAATTTGGCTTCTACTGATGGAGATTGCAACGACAAAAGTACTTGTTTTCCTCTCTTCGCAGCTAGTACTTGCCGCTTTCATGTTTGGAAATACATGCAAGAACATTTTTGAAGCTATCATCTTCGTGTTTGTGATGCATCCATTTGATGTTGGTGACCGATGCGTTGTAGATGGCGTGGAG TTATTGGTTGAAGAAATGAACATACTGACAACAGTGTTCTTGAAGCTGAATAATGAAAAGGTGTACTATCCAAACTCAGTCCTTGCCATGAAACCAATTAGCAATTATTATAGAAGCCCGGATATGGGTGATGGGGTAGAATTTGCCATCGATTTTTCGACGCCAGCAGAGAAGATCGGTGCActgaaagaaaagataaagag GTACTTGGAGAGGAATCCACAATACTGGCATCCTAATCACGGGTTAGTAGTGAAGGAGATTGAGAATGTGAACAAGATTAAGATGGGTGTGTATGTGGTGCACACAATGAACTTTCAAGAGTTTGGGGAGAAGAACAAGCGAAGAACTGAACTGGTGATTGAATTGAAGAAGATATTAGAAGAGCTAGATATCAGATACAACCTTCTTCCACAAGCTGTTCATGTTAGCCATGTTGAATCAAATACAAGTCCACTCGAGATAATGAGGATGATGTTGGTGTTTGTGTGTGTTTCTAATTAG
- the LOC112716074 gene encoding NAD(P)H-quinone oxidoreductase subunit U, chloroplastic gives MAVSTTTSATGCIRSNIIIVPTNQTQKSIISFTLLKPRRCRYCIVRTSSNDVSAEISATEQVDAETEESSIEVPEESPSLISALNVERALRGIPITDADHYGRLGIPRDFPIDKVVVAYKNKVQELEGQGLEEDELNKKLELVKESFRILSTVDERRIYDWSLARAESADTYIWPYEVDKTTLTSKEEPPAQEPENVQPTRLVGYFILGWIVVSFVASIALNL, from the exons ATGGCCGTGTCAACCACCACCAGCGCCACCGGATGCATTCGCAGTAACATTATTATTGTTCCAACCAACCAAacacagaaaagcataataagTTTCACATTATTGAAACCGCGCAGATGCAGATATTGCATCGTGAGAACTAGTTCCAACGATGTCTCTGCAGAGATCAGTGCCACAGAGCAAGTTGATGCAGAGACAGAAGAGAGTTCCATTGAAGTTCCTGAAGAATCACCGTCTTTAATCTCTGCTCTTAACGTTGAACGTGCTCTCCGTGGCATAC CAATTACAGACGCAGATCATTACGGTAGACTTGGCATTCCTAGAGATTTTCCAATTGACAAG GTTGTAGTTGcatataagaacaaggttcaggaaCTGGAGGGCCAAGGTCTAGAGGAAGACGAACTTAACAAGAAATTGGAACTTGTCAAG GAATCATTCAGGATCCTATCAACGGTAGATGAAAGAAGAATATATGATTGGAGCTTGGCCAGAGCGGAGAGTGCAGACACTTACATTTGGCCCTACGAGGTTGACAAAACTACACTCACTTCAAAAGAAGAACCTCCAGCACAG GAACCAGAGAATGTCCAACCAACGAGACTAGTTGGATACTTCATATTGGGATGGATCGTGGTCTCATTTGTGGCATCTATTGCACTAAACTTGTAG